One window of Novosphingobium sp. P6W genomic DNA carries:
- the rodA gene encoding rod shape-determining protein RodA, whose protein sequence is MSRSIVPEAISRQPWLMLIPLCGLVALGAAVLYSAAGGGLQPYALSHVIRFCVFLVMAIVISHMSRNLFRMAAYPVFGAILGLLVLVELIGAVGGGSQRWLNLGFMSLQPSELMKPAIVLVLARFYETLPHAMTASWRGLVPAGVLIALPALFVLIQPDLGTATAVCFGGVVTMFLAGLPLWWFVSAGGALLVIAPIAFFTLLHDYQRNRVLVFLDPEADPLGTGYHITQSKIAIGSGGIFGKGFGNGTQSHLQYLPEPHTDFVFATMSEEWGLLGGFFVLLVFAIVLGWGMGVARRAPDRFSSLLAAGMTATMFFYVMINLMMVMGLAPVVGIPLPFMSHGGTSMLTNMICLGTIMAVNRWNQGRGSLG, encoded by the coding sequence GTGAGCCGCTCGATCGTACCCGAAGCGATTTCCCGCCAGCCCTGGCTTATGCTGATCCCCCTTTGCGGTCTCGTCGCGCTGGGGGCGGCAGTACTTTATTCGGCAGCCGGCGGCGGCCTGCAGCCTTATGCGCTGAGCCATGTCATACGCTTCTGCGTCTTCCTCGTGATGGCCATCGTCATCTCGCACATGAGCCGGAACCTGTTCCGCATGGCCGCCTACCCGGTCTTCGGCGCGATACTGGGCCTGCTGGTGCTGGTGGAGTTGATCGGCGCGGTCGGCGGCGGCAGCCAACGCTGGCTGAACCTCGGCTTCATGTCGCTGCAGCCATCGGAGCTGATGAAACCAGCCATCGTCCTGGTTCTCGCACGCTTTTACGAGACCCTTCCCCATGCCATGACCGCTAGCTGGCGCGGTCTCGTTCCGGCGGGCGTGCTGATCGCTCTGCCGGCGCTGTTCGTCCTGATCCAACCCGACCTCGGCACGGCAACCGCGGTCTGCTTTGGCGGCGTCGTAACGATGTTCCTGGCCGGACTGCCCCTGTGGTGGTTCGTCAGCGCCGGCGGGGCGCTTCTGGTGATAGCCCCTATCGCCTTCTTCACTCTGCTCCACGATTACCAGCGCAACCGCGTACTGGTATTCCTGGACCCCGAGGCTGACCCGCTGGGCACCGGCTACCACATCACCCAGTCCAAAATCGCCATCGGTTCCGGCGGCATCTTCGGCAAAGGCTTCGGCAACGGCACCCAAAGTCATCTGCAATACCTGCCCGAACCCCACACCGACTTCGTCTTCGCAACCATGTCTGAGGAATGGGGCCTGCTCGGCGGGTTCTTCGTGCTGCTGGTCTTCGCCATTGTGCTGGGCTGGGGCATGGGCGTAGCCCGCCGTGCGCCGGACCGCTTCTCCAGCCTGCTTGCCGCCGGTATGACAGCAACGATGTTCTTCTACGTCATGATCAATCTGATGATGGTCATGGGCTTGGCGCCAGTCGTGGGCATCCCCCTGCCTTTCATGAGCCACGGCGGAACTTCGATGCTGACCAACATGATCTGCCTTGGCACCATCATGGCCGTAAACCGCTGGAATCAGGGACGAGGCTCGCTCGGCTGA
- a CDS encoding PilZ domain-containing protein, producing the protein MQGNDNGDRLNIRRTVLLQARCRKSRWHVFPVELGDISQGGCSIVGSSESFARGEQVQLRVAHLKPIEAEVRWLLPDKVGVEFRAALNGNLVEELGESYGIAIGPASQA; encoded by the coding sequence GTGCAGGGTAATGACAACGGCGACCGTTTGAACATACGGCGCACGGTCCTGCTTCAGGCGCGCTGCCGCAAGAGCCGCTGGCACGTCTTCCCGGTCGAACTGGGCGATATCTCACAAGGCGGCTGCAGCATCGTCGGAAGCTCGGAAAGTTTTGCGCGCGGTGAGCAGGTGCAATTGCGCGTGGCCCACCTCAAACCGATCGAGGCTGAGGTCCGCTGGCTGTTACCGGACAAGGTCGGCGTCGAGTTCCGCGCCGCTCTCAATGGCAACTTGGTCGAAGAACTGGGCGAAAGCTACGGAATCGCAATTGGCCCGGCTTCGCAGGCATAA
- a CDS encoding translocation/assembly module TamB domain-containing protein: protein MADDKNQDAEPQVDTVSTEAEGTPAGPSRWHRIRVRALKTVAFIVLGVLAFVFAVVLGINTGPGRRFVADQIAGLEFENGMRITVARIDGSLYGKMILRGLSVRDPRGEFLYSPEIRVDWSPFAYLENHVDVRSATAQRVVLRRSPQFRETPPSDAPLLPDLDIDVGTLRIDRFIAEPPVSGQRRIMTVSGRAHIADGRAQINAKGGTIAVEGKGGGDRFTAVLDAVPARNRLDLALDMEAPKGGLIATLAGLTQPTTLKLNGRGDWAAWNGNLAANLGDGDLARLALTARNGTFTIKGPTQIARMFTGPTANLLGPVMNVDVTAAFDKRRAKLSGMISSDAFNLTPNGFVDLSTNSFEDLRLAFVLLKPSAIAENLSGAGLSANLALDGAFTAPKVDYQIAAARIVMNDMGLENLTANGSAKVDGAHIKIPVAARVRRITGLDTVAGGSLANVSLNGDLAIDGTRVLSDNMRIRSDRIDAKLLLAADMSKGLYTGAIDGKIDNYRVDSVGIFNIRTNMDLKTEAQGFALQGTVRARSTKLLNDSLQTYLGGNFSASSNVRYGSDGVARFSAVRLTAPLLRVTGGQGSWSPDGRISLAANGTSSQYGALGVRVTGTIQNPDAHVTAERPGLGIGLANLDARIKGAPGGYRLDAKADTDYGPLTADVNLGLGKAVSVQINKANLSGVDFAGRLVQTPAGPFAGQLTANGNGVGGLVRLDAEGKYQAADFNLRVKDATFQGPAKLTIGSAIVDGRAVLYDKPYIVADGQIAGTSIGALDLAAARVIVDYRDGRGKAKGLIEGVSGVPFRLGLNADLQPELWRVALQGRVRGLDVKTSSPARIVPKGNGYELLPTTIAFGGGNIQLAGTYGEGMKVQSRLEGVDMALVNAFVPGYGIGGKATGSLDYEQASTSAFPRADARLTLSNFTRTSSSTVSQPVDINFVGKLLPDGAEARTVFRRRGTVIGRMVASLKPLAPGNGPWMTRLMEAPLGGGIRYNGPADTLFSFAGLPGQTLSGPIGLAADFSCRVSDPCINGVVQGRDMVYENQAYGTRLSSMALAGKFTGSTLELTSLTAKAGDGTVSASGKVSLAADAGYPMDLSVKLDRARLARSDALSATATGSLRLTKVAGEAALLSGEIRLPETRYKIVREGAAQVARLTGVRFKPPVGPQRITGDETPPKAVSAFALVRLDLTLRAPEKLYVSGMGLESEWSARFKITGTSAAPNVAGQVDLVRGTLGFAGRSFELTEGLISFNDSEMFNPTVAITATDDVEDVTVNVNVSGRAQNPQIDFSSDPSLPDDEVLSRILFGSSIANLSALQAVQLASSLNSLNSTGGGLNPLGKLRSAAGIDRLRILGPDEASGRGTAVAAGQYLTDDIYVELITDARGFTATQLEVSVTKWLSVLSQAGGSGVNSLNVRIKKDY, encoded by the coding sequence ATGGCCGACGACAAGAATCAGGACGCGGAACCGCAGGTGGATACCGTTTCGACCGAAGCCGAAGGCACGCCGGCAGGCCCTTCGCGCTGGCACCGCATACGGGTGAGAGCGCTCAAGACCGTCGCCTTCATCGTACTGGGCGTTCTGGCTTTCGTGTTCGCGGTTGTGCTGGGCATCAACACCGGACCCGGCCGCCGTTTCGTTGCCGACCAGATCGCCGGGCTCGAATTCGAGAACGGAATGCGCATCACCGTGGCCCGCATCGACGGGTCGCTTTACGGCAAGATGATCCTGCGCGGCCTGTCGGTTCGCGATCCGCGCGGTGAGTTCCTTTACTCGCCCGAGATCCGTGTCGACTGGAGCCCCTTCGCCTACCTCGAAAACCACGTCGACGTGCGCAGCGCCACGGCGCAGCGCGTCGTCCTGCGCCGTTCGCCGCAGTTCCGCGAAACCCCGCCGAGCGACGCTCCGCTGCTGCCCGATCTCGACATCGACGTCGGCACCCTGCGTATCGATCGCTTCATCGCGGAACCGCCGGTGTCCGGCCAGCGCCGTATCATGACGGTGTCGGGCCGCGCTCATATCGCCGATGGTCGTGCTCAGATCAACGCCAAGGGCGGCACCATCGCTGTCGAGGGCAAGGGCGGCGGCGATCGCTTTACCGCAGTTCTGGACGCTGTTCCTGCGCGTAATCGCCTTGATCTCGCGCTCGATATGGAGGCACCCAAAGGCGGCCTTATCGCTACCTTGGCGGGTCTTACCCAGCCCACGACCCTCAAGCTGAACGGCAGGGGCGACTGGGCCGCATGGAACGGCAATCTTGCAGCGAACCTGGGCGACGGCGACCTTGCGCGGCTCGCCCTCACCGCGCGCAACGGCACCTTCACGATCAAGGGCCCAACCCAGATCGCGCGCATGTTCACCGGCCCCACCGCGAACCTGCTTGGCCCGGTGATGAACGTCGACGTGACAGCGGCCTTCGACAAGCGCCGCGCCAAACTGTCGGGCATGATTTCCAGCGACGCTTTCAATCTGACCCCGAACGGCTTTGTCGACCTGTCGACCAACAGCTTCGAGGATCTCCGGCTCGCCTTCGTGCTGCTGAAGCCATCGGCCATCGCCGAGAACCTGAGCGGCGCCGGACTCAGCGCCAACCTCGCGCTAGACGGGGCCTTCACGGCGCCCAAGGTGGATTACCAGATCGCAGCCGCACGCATCGTCATGAACGACATGGGGCTGGAAAATCTGACCGCGAACGGCTCGGCGAAAGTCGACGGCGCCCATATCAAGATTCCCGTTGCCGCCCGTGTGCGCCGGATCACCGGGCTCGATACCGTGGCCGGGGGTAGCCTCGCCAACGTATCGCTTAACGGCGACCTCGCGATCGACGGCACGCGCGTCCTTTCGGACAACATGCGTATCCGTTCCGATCGCATCGACGCCAAGCTGCTGCTTGCCGCCGACATGAGCAAAGGCCTCTACACCGGCGCAATCGACGGCAAGATAGACAACTACCGTGTCGACAGCGTCGGCATCTTCAACATCCGCACCAACATGGACCTCAAGACCGAGGCACAAGGCTTTGCATTGCAGGGCACGGTGCGGGCGCGCTCGACGAAGCTGCTGAATGACAGCCTGCAAACGTATCTTGGCGGCAATTTCTCGGCCTCGTCGAACGTGCGCTACGGCTCAGACGGCGTTGCTAGGTTCTCTGCTGTACGCCTTACCGCGCCGCTGCTGCGGGTAACCGGCGGGCAGGGCAGCTGGTCCCCCGATGGTCGTATCTCGCTCGCTGCGAACGGCACATCCAGCCAGTACGGCGCATTGGGCGTGCGGGTGACCGGCACTATCCAGAACCCCGACGCCCACGTCACGGCCGAACGCCCGGGCCTCGGCATCGGCTTGGCCAATCTTGACGCGCGCATCAAGGGCGCGCCGGGCGGTTATCGCCTCGATGCCAAGGCGGATACAGACTATGGCCCGCTCACGGCAGATGTGAACCTTGGCCTCGGCAAGGCCGTATCGGTTCAGATCAACAAGGCGAATCTGTCGGGTGTCGATTTTGCCGGACGGCTAGTCCAGACGCCGGCCGGGCCTTTTGCGGGTCAGTTGACCGCCAACGGCAACGGCGTGGGCGGTCTCGTCCGCCTCGATGCTGAAGGCAAGTACCAAGCGGCCGACTTCAACCTGCGGGTAAAGGATGCCACGTTCCAGGGCCCCGCAAAGCTAACGATCGGCTCCGCCATCGTCGACGGACGCGCGGTGCTTTACGACAAGCCCTACATTGTAGCCGATGGGCAGATCGCCGGCACCAGCATAGGTGCGCTCGACCTTGCGGCTGCCCGCGTCATCGTCGATTACCGCGACGGGCGCGGCAAGGCCAAGGGTCTCATCGAAGGCGTCAGCGGCGTGCCATTCCGCCTTGGACTCAACGCCGACCTTCAACCCGAATTGTGGCGCGTGGCGCTGCAGGGCAGGGTGCGCGGCCTCGACGTCAAGACCTCTTCACCCGCCCGTATCGTCCCCAAGGGCAATGGCTACGAGCTTCTCCCCACCACCATCGCTTTCGGCGGCGGCAACATCCAGCTGGCCGGTACATACGGTGAGGGCATGAAGGTCCAGAGCCGTCTGGAGGGGGTCGACATGGCGCTCGTCAATGCCTTCGTGCCGGGGTACGGCATCGGCGGCAAGGCGACAGGCAGCCTGGACTACGAACAGGCCAGCACATCCGCTTTCCCGCGCGCAGATGCCCGGCTGACACTCAGCAACTTCACCCGCACAAGCTCTAGCACGGTCAGCCAACCAGTGGACATCAACTTTGTCGGCAAGCTGCTCCCGGACGGCGCTGAGGCACGCACGGTGTTCCGACGCCGGGGCACGGTCATCGGCCGAATGGTCGCCAGCCTGAAGCCATTGGCGCCGGGTAATGGCCCGTGGATGACACGCTTGATGGAGGCACCGCTGGGCGGCGGTATCCGCTACAATGGGCCAGCCGACACGCTGTTCTCGTTCGCCGGACTGCCTGGGCAGACGCTCTCGGGCCCGATCGGGCTTGCTGCGGACTTTTCGTGCCGCGTTTCCGATCCGTGCATCAACGGCGTCGTCCAGGGCCGCGACATGGTCTACGAGAATCAGGCCTATGGCACTCGCCTCAGCTCGATGGCGCTGGCGGGCAAGTTCACCGGCAGTACCCTGGAACTGACCTCGCTTACCGCCAAGGCGGGGGATGGCACCGTCAGCGCCAGCGGCAAGGTCAGCCTTGCCGCGGATGCCGGTTATCCGATGGATCTGAGCGTCAAGCTGGACCGCGCCCGCCTTGCCCGCAGCGATGCTCTTTCGGCCACCGCCACGGGTTCGCTACGCCTTACCAAGGTAGCAGGAGAGGCCGCGCTGCTCTCAGGTGAGATCAGACTGCCGGAAACCCGCTACAAGATCGTGCGCGAAGGTGCTGCGCAGGTTGCGCGCCTTACCGGGGTTCGCTTCAAGCCGCCGGTCGGTCCGCAGCGTATTACCGGCGATGAAACCCCGCCCAAGGCCGTCAGCGCCTTCGCTCTCGTGCGCCTCGACCTCACGCTTCGTGCGCCGGAGAAGCTCTATGTCTCGGGCATGGGCCTCGAATCGGAGTGGAGCGCCCGCTTCAAGATCACCGGCACCAGTGCTGCTCCCAATGTCGCGGGTCAGGTCGATCTGGTTCGCGGTACGCTGGGCTTTGCTGGCCGCTCGTTCGAACTGACCGAAGGCCTGATTTCGTTCAACGACAGCGAAATGTTCAACCCGACTGTAGCGATCACCGCGACCGACGATGTCGAGGACGTGACGGTCAACGTCAACGTGTCGGGCCGTGCGCAGAACCCGCAGATAGACTTCTCGTCGGATCCCAGCCTGCCTGACGACGAAGTGCTTTCGCGTATTCTGTTCGGCAGCTCGATCGCCAACCTTTCGGCGCTCCAGGCTGTGCAGCTGGCATCCTCGCTCAATTCGCTGAACAGCACCGGTGGCGGTCTCAATCCGCTCGGCAAGCTGCGCTCGGCAGCGGGGATCGACCGCCTGCGTATTCTTGGTCCCGACGAGGCCAGCGGACGCGGTACGGCGGTGGCGGCCGGTCAGTATCTGACAGACGATATCTATGTCGAGTTGATCACCGACGCGCGCGGGTTCACCGCCACGCAGCTGGAAGTCAGCGTCACCAAGTGGCTCTCTGTACTCAGCCAGGCCGGTGGTTCGGGCGTGAACAGCCTCAACGTGCGCATCAAGAAGGATTACTGA
- a CDS encoding autotransporter assembly complex family protein, protein MSVAAPVAAQDTPDKAATQAKQHAAEPGSAEPAVELEAGKVPVPPPPAEPPLQPQVDPIIPDDEFNAAVPPLDAASDAELNKPLESIEAFERRLAGEQSGAKPETAESAPLGDPALADGDAVEAVGDAPVRDTELAAPLPPLDQFEVAPVQFADDAPRDQKDVEVRYRVDLQGLDLADKETDADLKGEFKSLSALEKGDGKAANTAMVSARLTEDSQLIETVLASQGWYSPVVRTRLEPPADQANPALGAVIAVTPGKRYVFSDIILKADPTEPANLVADNFALKVGEPIVAERVQGAEAQVAVALPENGYPFAAVGERDILLDQATGEGVYTLPVTVGPRGRFGGFVTDGDLAFDAKHIQVLSRFKRGEIYDSRKVDDLRKALVATNLFSTVAVEPQKTGEDAGDGTQYVTLHVKQDAGPPRTIAGSLGFAAGEGITAQATWTNRNMFPPEGALIAHAIAGTRQQGAGVTFRRSNSGKRDRTLEIVAEAFHNDYDAYSAYTGRLAARIARDSTPIWQKRYTYAFGVEFLGTAETDYDAATGTRKRNTYYVAGLNGQVGFDTSDDLLNPTKGYRVTALVQPEATVRGGFDPYVRARIDASTYYEINDSIVLAGRVRFGTIQGAGLFDIAPSRRLYAGGGGSVRGYAYQALGEQAPDRNPVGGRSLNEGSFEARYRFGNYGVVAFVDAGQAYRETTPQFNNLRYGVGIGGRFYTNFGPMRLDIATPIGRKPGESRFNLYVSIGQAF, encoded by the coding sequence ATGTCCGTCGCCGCCCCGGTTGCGGCGCAGGATACGCCGGACAAGGCCGCTACTCAGGCGAAGCAGCACGCCGCAGAGCCGGGTAGCGCTGAACCTGCTGTCGAACTGGAAGCCGGCAAGGTGCCGGTGCCGCCGCCGCCTGCCGAGCCACCGCTGCAGCCGCAGGTCGACCCCATCATCCCGGACGATGAGTTCAACGCTGCCGTGCCGCCGCTCGATGCGGCCAGTGATGCCGAACTGAACAAGCCGCTCGAATCGATCGAAGCTTTCGAGCGGCGGCTCGCAGGGGAACAGTCCGGCGCCAAGCCCGAAACGGCTGAGAGCGCCCCGCTCGGTGATCCCGCCCTCGCTGACGGCGATGCGGTCGAAGCAGTCGGTGACGCCCCGGTTCGCGACACCGAACTAGCCGCGCCGCTCCCCCCGCTCGACCAGTTCGAGGTGGCGCCAGTTCAGTTTGCGGACGATGCGCCGAGGGATCAAAAGGACGTCGAGGTTCGCTACCGCGTGGATTTGCAAGGACTGGACCTTGCCGACAAGGAAACCGACGCCGACCTCAAGGGCGAATTCAAGTCTCTGTCCGCTCTGGAAAAGGGCGACGGCAAGGCTGCCAATACCGCGATGGTATCTGCGCGCCTCACCGAAGACAGTCAGCTCATCGAAACGGTGCTGGCATCGCAAGGCTGGTACAGTCCGGTCGTGCGGACCCGGCTGGAGCCGCCTGCCGATCAGGCAAACCCCGCGCTGGGGGCCGTCATCGCGGTGACTCCCGGCAAGCGCTACGTTTTCTCCGACATCATTCTGAAGGCCGACCCGACAGAACCGGCCAATCTAGTGGCTGACAACTTTGCACTGAAGGTCGGCGAGCCGATCGTGGCCGAGCGTGTGCAAGGCGCCGAGGCGCAGGTCGCGGTGGCGCTGCCGGAGAACGGCTATCCTTTCGCAGCCGTGGGCGAGCGCGATATCCTGCTTGATCAAGCGACCGGTGAAGGCGTCTACACGCTGCCGGTAACGGTCGGCCCGCGCGGCCGTTTCGGCGGTTTCGTCACCGATGGCGATCTCGCCTTCGACGCCAAGCACATCCAGGTGCTGTCCCGTTTCAAGCGCGGCGAAATCTATGACAGCCGCAAGGTCGATGATCTGCGCAAGGCGCTCGTCGCTACGAACCTGTTCTCAACCGTGGCGGTAGAGCCGCAGAAGACCGGTGAGGATGCGGGCGACGGTACGCAATACGTCACCCTCCACGTCAAACAGGACGCCGGGCCGCCGCGCACCATCGCTGGCTCGCTGGGCTTTGCCGCGGGTGAAGGCATTACCGCGCAGGCGACCTGGACCAATCGAAACATGTTCCCGCCCGAAGGCGCGCTGATCGCCCATGCCATTGCCGGCACCCGGCAGCAGGGTGCGGGTGTTACCTTCCGCCGCTCCAACTCCGGCAAGCGCGATCGCACGCTGGAGATCGTCGCAGAAGCGTTCCATAACGACTACGACGCCTACAGCGCCTACACCGGGCGATTGGCGGCGCGTATCGCCCGCGATTCAACGCCGATCTGGCAGAAGCGCTATACTTATGCTTTCGGTGTCGAGTTCCTTGGTACGGCGGAAACCGATTATGACGCTGCCACCGGCACTCGCAAGCGCAACACCTATTACGTTGCGGGCTTGAACGGTCAGGTCGGTTTCGACACGTCGGACGACCTGCTCAACCCTACCAAGGGTTACCGTGTGACCGCCTTGGTACAGCCGGAAGCAACCGTGCGCGGAGGCTTCGATCCTTACGTGCGGGCACGTATCGATGCTTCGACGTACTACGAGATCAACGACAGTATCGTTTTAGCGGGCCGTGTCCGCTTCGGCACGATCCAGGGCGCAGGCCTGTTCGATATCGCTCCCTCGCGGCGCCTTTATGCCGGCGGCGGCGGTTCGGTACGCGGCTACGCTTATCAGGCCTTGGGCGAGCAGGCGCCCGACCGGAATCCGGTGGGCGGGCGCAGCCTGAACGAAGGATCGTTCGAGGCACGCTACCGCTTCGGCAACTACGGGGTCGTGGCCTTCGTCGATGCAGGCCAAGCCTACCGCGAGACGACGCCGCAGTTCAACAATCTGCGCTACGGCGTCGGCATTGGCGGGCGTTTCTACACCAACTTCGGACCGATGCGCCTCGACATCGCCACCCCCATCGGCCGCAAGCCGGGCGAATCGCGCTTCAACCTCTACGTATCGATCGGACAGGCGTTCTGA
- a CDS encoding YihY/virulence factor BrkB family protein, with protein MVGFHELGLLSAGLAFYTFLALTPLIAATVMVYGLVADVGMVRKQMASIVEVVPADVAHLLEEQLLRIISTNSGVTGLALVIALFFAVYGGMRAAGGMMSALNIINEERETRGFFVKTFRTGGLTLAAVLLALTGVLSGGVFAWLQIQTSVYLGGVTQLLFKILTWVFAIALGSSGFALIMRYGPDRRPAKWRWLAPGSLLATLLWLAVSFGFSLYVAYISDYNATYGSLSAIVVFLMWLFLSAYGVLLGALLNAEIERQTFCDTTTGPTRPPGERGAVLADVVDDGVPSAEQLEKRKRRRAEAERRRADRMFSTQK; from the coding sequence ATGGTGGGCTTTCACGAGTTAGGGCTGCTTTCCGCCGGACTGGCGTTCTACACCTTCCTCGCGCTCACTCCGCTGATTGCCGCGACCGTCATGGTTTATGGTCTGGTCGCAGATGTGGGTATGGTGCGCAAGCAGATGGCCAGCATCGTCGAGGTTGTCCCCGCCGATGTTGCCCATCTGCTGGAAGAGCAGTTGTTGCGGATCATCTCAACCAATTCCGGCGTGACCGGCCTTGCGTTGGTGATCGCGCTGTTCTTCGCTGTCTACGGCGGCATGCGGGCAGCCGGCGGGATGATGAGCGCGCTTAACATCATCAACGAGGAGCGCGAAACGCGCGGCTTCTTTGTAAAGACCTTTCGAACCGGCGGCCTGACCCTTGCGGCAGTCCTGCTGGCACTCACCGGCGTACTCTCCGGCGGTGTCTTCGCCTGGCTCCAGATACAGACCAGCGTCTATCTTGGCGGCGTGACGCAATTGCTGTTCAAGATCCTCACCTGGGTCTTCGCCATCGCTCTGGGCAGTTCGGGATTTGCGCTGATAATGCGTTACGGCCCAGACCGCCGCCCCGCCAAGTGGCGTTGGCTGGCGCCGGGTTCGCTGCTGGCGACTTTGCTGTGGCTGGCGGTCTCGTTCGGCTTCTCGCTCTACGTTGCCTATATCTCGGACTACAACGCCACTTACGGCTCGCTTTCGGCCATCGTGGTGTTTCTGATGTGGCTGTTTCTCTCGGCCTATGGCGTTCTGCTGGGCGCATTGCTCAATGCGGAGATCGAGCGTCAGACCTTCTGTGACACCACGACCGGCCCCACTCGCCCGCCAGGCGAGCGCGGCGCAGTGCTGGCTGACGTGGTCGACGATGGCGTACCTTCCGCCGAACAACTGGAAAAGCGCAAGCGCCGCCGGGCCGAGGCCGAACGGCGCAGGGCGGATAGGATGTTCAGCACACAGAAATAA
- a CDS encoding coniferyl-alcohol dehydrogenase: MNDVLGYSGKRVIVSGCFSGMGEATAKLLVSLGAEVHGFDFKESAVPMASFTKIDLRDPATIEAAVAGVGGKVDALFNCAGLPGGGGFPPMDTMKVNFLGTRHLTEQVVPLIEPGGAIVSIASTGGLGWSRRIPVHMQILATQGFQAGLEWCEANLDQVAEGYAFSKEAVIVWTQFMGAKLIKNGIRINCSLPSPTQTPMMATFHATSGKEVVDAAAEPLGRYTTAEEQAGPLVLINSDLAGVVNGVVLPVDGGFMGGLATGQVDITKMMSAARKQDA, encoded by the coding sequence ATGAATGATGTTCTCGGCTACAGCGGCAAGCGCGTGATCGTCAGCGGCTGCTTCTCGGGCATGGGCGAGGCGACGGCGAAACTGCTGGTCTCGCTTGGCGCCGAAGTCCACGGCTTCGACTTCAAGGAAAGCGCTGTGCCGATGGCGTCGTTCACGAAGATCGACCTGCGCGATCCCGCGACCATCGAAGCTGCGGTTGCGGGCGTCGGCGGCAAGGTGGATGCACTGTTCAACTGCGCTGGCCTGCCCGGGGGTGGCGGTTTCCCGCCGATGGATACGATGAAGGTCAACTTTCTGGGCACCCGCCACCTTACCGAGCAGGTCGTCCCCTTGATCGAACCGGGCGGCGCCATCGTCTCGATCGCCTCTACCGGGGGCCTTGGCTGGAGCCGCCGTATCCCCGTACACATGCAGATCCTGGCGACGCAGGGCTTCCAGGCCGGTCTCGAATGGTGCGAGGCCAACCTTGACCAGGTGGCAGAGGGCTATGCCTTCTCGAAGGAGGCGGTGATCGTCTGGACCCAGTTCATGGGCGCGAAGCTGATCAAGAACGGCATCCGCATCAACTGCTCGCTGCCCTCCCCTACGCAGACGCCGATGATGGCGACCTTCCACGCAACCTCGGGCAAGGAAGTGGTCGACGCCGCCGCCGAACCGCTTGGCCGCTACACCACCGCAGAAGAGCAGGCCGGCCCGCTGGTGCTGATCAATTCCGACCTCGCAGGCGTCGTCAACGGCGTAGTCCTGCCAGTCGACGGCGGCTTCATGGGCGGCCTCGCTACGGGGCAGGTCGACATCACCAAGATGATGTCCGCAGCGAGGAAGCAGGACGCCTGA
- a CDS encoding crotonase/enoyl-CoA hydratase family protein — protein MDEAVLYEIEDDGIVLLTLNRPALRNPISDPQVIEALLASLARLEADPAARVAILTGAGKGFSSGGDINQMKPGGNLNSGSPAVTRLNYKRGIQRLPLAFAALEVPVIAAVNGAAMGAGCDLTCMCDLRIAGESAKFAESFVKLGLIAGDGGSWLLPRVIGWSKAAEMALTGDPIDAAEALACGLVSRVVPDGELLDAARVLARRIAANPSHAVRMTKRLLWEGRRGDLASLLEMASAMQAAAHATADHEEAVTAFLEKRPPQFKGS, from the coding sequence ATGGACGAGGCGGTACTCTACGAAATCGAAGATGACGGCATCGTCCTGCTTACCCTCAACCGGCCTGCCTTGCGCAATCCCATCTCCGACCCGCAGGTGATCGAAGCCCTGCTCGCGAGCCTTGCCCGCCTCGAAGCCGATCCTGCGGCACGCGTCGCAATCCTGACCGGGGCCGGCAAGGGGTTTTCCTCCGGCGGGGACATCAACCAGATGAAACCGGGCGGCAATCTCAACTCCGGCTCTCCGGCCGTGACGCGCCTGAACTACAAGCGTGGCATCCAGCGCCTGCCGCTCGCCTTCGCGGCGCTTGAAGTGCCCGTAATCGCGGCGGTCAACGGTGCCGCCATGGGCGCGGGCTGCGACCTCACCTGCATGTGCGACCTGCGCATCGCAGGCGAGAGCGCGAAGTTTGCAGAAAGCTTCGTCAAGCTTGGCCTTATCGCGGGCGATGGCGGCTCCTGGCTGCTGCCGCGCGTCATCGGCTGGTCCAAGGCGGCTGAGATGGCGCTGACCGGCGATCCGATCGACGCCGCCGAGGCGCTCGCCTGCGGCCTCGTCAGCCGCGTGGTCCCCGACGGCGAACTTCTGGATGCAGCCCGCGTCCTGGCTCGCCGAATCGCCGCCAATCCGTCCCATGCAGTGCGCATGACCAAGCGCCTGCTATGGGAAGGCCGCCGCGGCGACCTCGCCTCGTTGCTGGAGATGGCCTCTGCGATGCAGGCCGCCGCTCACGCCACAGCAGATCATGAGGAAGCCGTCACCGCTTTTCTCGAAAAACGGCCGCCGCAATTCAAGGGCTCTTGA